Proteins encoded by one window of Lycium barbarum isolate Lr01 chromosome 11, ASM1917538v2, whole genome shotgun sequence:
- the LOC132618823 gene encoding thymidylate kinase-like isoform X1: MTHSCNFALTRTLQRALEVQETLFSSRSFVPKTTSTFPGKFGSWAAWFLLKSSLDLKLRFKPLRLIHMENKESSGSRGALVVLEGLDRCGKTSQSGRLYKYLEEQGHSVESWRFPDRNTSVGQMISSYLANQSQLDDHAIHLLFSANRWEKRSLMEEKMKSGTTLIVDRYSYSGVAFSSAKGLDIGWCKAPEIGLLAPDLVVYLDISPEKAAERGGYGDERYEQLEFQKKVAGSYLALRDSSWKVIDATLSIEDIEKKLREVVLDCMTTCHKGKPLSQLWPY; encoded by the exons GCAAAGGGCTTTAGAAGTGCAAGAAACTTTGTTTTCCAGCAGAAGCTTTGTACCTAAGACAACTTCAACTTTTCCTGGAAAATTTGGATCTTGGGCAGCGTGGTTTTTGTTGAAGTCTAGCTTGGATTTGAAGTTACGTTTTAAGCCTTTGAGACTAATTCATATGGAGAACAAAGAGAGCAGCGGCTCCAGAGGTGCTTTAGTTGTTTTAGAAGGGCTGGACCGTTGTGGGAAGACATCGCAATCTGGGAGGCTATACAAGTACTTGGAAGAGCAGGGACACTCAGTTGAATCGTGGAGATTTCCTGACAGAAACACAAGTGTTGGGCAAATGATTTCTTCTTATCTTGCTAACCAATCACAGTTGGACGACCATGCAATCCATCTTCTCTTCAGTGCAAATCGTTGGGAGAAGAG ATCATTAATGGAGGAAAAGATGAAGAGTGGAACTACTCTCATTGTTGACCGCTATTCTTATTCTGGGGTGGCATTTTCATCTGCTAAGGGACTTGATATTGGATGGTGTAAG GCTCCAGAAATAGGGTTGTTAGCTCCAGATCTGGTTGTATACCTCGACATATCACCTGAG AAAGCTGCTGAAAGAGGAGGTTATGGAGATGAAAGATATGAGCAGCTCGAGTTTCAGAAAAAGGTGGCTGGATCTTATTTGGCTCTTCGTGATTCCTCGTGGAAG GTTATCGATGCAACCCTTTCTATTGAAGATATAGAGAAAAAGCTCAGAGAAGTTGTTCTTGACTGTATGACCACATGCCACAAAGGGAAACCATTATCTCAGTTATGGCCATATTAG
- the LOC132618823 gene encoding thymidylate kinase-like isoform X2: protein MENKESSGSRGALVVLEGLDRCGKTSQSGRLYKYLEEQGHSVESWRFPDRNTSVGQMISSYLANQSQLDDHAIHLLFSANRWEKRSLMEEKMKSGTTLIVDRYSYSGVAFSSAKGLDIGWCKAPEIGLLAPDLVVYLDISPEKAAERGGYGDERYEQLEFQKKVAGSYLALRDSSWKVIDATLSIEDIEKKLREVVLDCMTTCHKGKPLSQLWPY from the exons ATGGAGAACAAAGAGAGCAGCGGCTCCAGAGGTGCTTTAGTTGTTTTAGAAGGGCTGGACCGTTGTGGGAAGACATCGCAATCTGGGAGGCTATACAAGTACTTGGAAGAGCAGGGACACTCAGTTGAATCGTGGAGATTTCCTGACAGAAACACAAGTGTTGGGCAAATGATTTCTTCTTATCTTGCTAACCAATCACAGTTGGACGACCATGCAATCCATCTTCTCTTCAGTGCAAATCGTTGGGAGAAGAG ATCATTAATGGAGGAAAAGATGAAGAGTGGAACTACTCTCATTGTTGACCGCTATTCTTATTCTGGGGTGGCATTTTCATCTGCTAAGGGACTTGATATTGGATGGTGTAAG GCTCCAGAAATAGGGTTGTTAGCTCCAGATCTGGTTGTATACCTCGACATATCACCTGAG AAAGCTGCTGAAAGAGGAGGTTATGGAGATGAAAGATATGAGCAGCTCGAGTTTCAGAAAAAGGTGGCTGGATCTTATTTGGCTCTTCGTGATTCCTCGTGGAAG GTTATCGATGCAACCCTTTCTATTGAAGATATAGAGAAAAAGCTCAGAGAAGTTGTTCTTGACTGTATGACCACATGCCACAAAGGGAAACCATTATCTCAGTTATGGCCATATTAG